The Effusibacillus pohliae DSM 22757 genome segment ATTCGCTTTATCGAGGAGAATGGGTTGTATGACAGAAGAGCAGATTCGTGAAAAAGTGCAGTCTGCACTTTCGCCGAAACGGTTTCGCCATGTCGAGGGAGTCGTGCAAACGGCAGACCGGCTGGCCCGGCTGCATGGCACCGATCCGGATCATGCCCGGCTTGCCGCCTGGCTGCACGATTATTGCCGGGAATGGCCAAAGGAAAAATTGCTCCAGACGGCGAAACAGCATTCGGTCAACGAGATGTTTTTCGAAGTGACGGAGCTGTTGCACGGGCATATCGCGGCAGCGATCGCTCCCGAGGAATTCGGCATTGCCGACGAGGATGTGTTGAATGCGGTGAGGTTTCACACATCCGGCCGGCCAAACATGTCGCTG includes the following:
- the yqeK gene encoding bis(5'-nucleosyl)-tetraphosphatase (symmetrical) YqeK, producing the protein MTEEQIREKVQSALSPKRFRHVEGVVQTADRLARLHGTDPDHARLAAWLHDYCREWPKEKLLQTAKQHSVNEMFFEVTELLHGHIAAAIAPEEFGIADEDVLNAVRFHTSGRPNMSLLEKVVFLADAIEPGRDYPAIAEIRKLAEEDLHMALALSFDNTIEYLIRRQQPIFPLTVVARNEIWRILKDGRVV